The Epilithonimonas zeae genome contains a region encoding:
- the yidC gene encoding membrane protein insertase YidC: MQQNNGLDKKQLISFGIFSMILIGFMFYFQNRNAQAEQEKLALEAKKTEQTTKSKPAATNLNAATVTPNSVQKVNLQNDELSLEFSSVGGQLSSVKLNKFEAFGGKPLYLFNNNNASYGFQFTDKSGKVFNTKDLVFAPQVAGNVVTLNTKIGNAVIQFIYTLKAKYTVDFQVKTQGLGSVVNDGKANFVWNYNVRGAEKGRSQEETHTEFAYAFNNYKDYDYDARSDMDEPDETLNWIGIKQQFFSAVIEAKNGFTKSKGFQEAIPEGEYLKKFNYDGQVNLAGNELNQDFTWYFMPLDIELLKSYDKNFDEILPLGWSFIGSLNRYVFIPLYNLISGWGIAAGWAIFWMTIIVKLILSPVMFKQHKLSAMMKVIRPEIDEVNAKFKDADPMKKQQETMAVYRKAGVNQMAGCLPALVQIPLFYALFRFFPNMLDLRGKSFWFVPDLTAYDDIISWGTNIPLLGNHLSVFALACTVVILIYTIMTSGNIQQPQQEGMPNMKVLMYIFPITFLFFLNSSASGLSWYYFVSNAINIVIILVIKYFILDEKKIHAQIQENKKKEPKKEGTFQKRMREMMEKAQEQQKLQEQARNKKK; this comes from the coding sequence ATGCAACAAAACAACGGATTAGACAAAAAACAACTGATTAGTTTCGGTATTTTTTCTATGATTCTTATCGGTTTTATGTTTTATTTCCAAAACCGAAATGCACAGGCCGAACAAGAAAAATTAGCTCTGGAAGCTAAGAAAACAGAGCAGACTACAAAATCTAAACCTGCTGCTACCAACCTGAATGCAGCTACGGTAACACCCAATTCTGTTCAGAAAGTTAATCTTCAGAATGATGAGTTGTCTCTGGAATTCTCCAGTGTTGGTGGGCAATTGAGTTCTGTTAAATTGAATAAATTTGAAGCATTCGGTGGAAAACCATTGTACCTTTTCAATAATAACAATGCGAGTTATGGATTTCAGTTTACTGATAAATCGGGTAAAGTTTTCAATACCAAGGATTTAGTTTTTGCGCCGCAGGTTGCAGGAAATGTAGTAACGCTGAATACCAAAATAGGAAACGCGGTTATCCAGTTCATTTATACACTTAAAGCAAAATATACCGTTGATTTCCAAGTGAAAACACAAGGCTTGGGTAGTGTTGTGAATGACGGAAAAGCTAATTTCGTTTGGAATTACAATGTAAGAGGCGCAGAAAAAGGACGTTCGCAGGAAGAGACCCACACAGAGTTTGCATATGCGTTCAACAATTATAAAGATTACGATTATGACGCTCGTTCTGATATGGATGAGCCAGATGAAACGCTTAACTGGATTGGTATCAAGCAACAGTTTTTCTCAGCAGTTATCGAGGCTAAAAACGGATTCACAAAATCCAAAGGTTTTCAGGAAGCTATTCCAGAAGGCGAATATTTGAAGAAATTCAATTACGATGGCCAGGTCAACTTGGCTGGAAACGAGTTGAATCAGGATTTCACTTGGTATTTTATGCCTTTGGATATCGAATTATTGAAATCTTATGACAAGAACTTTGATGAGATTCTTCCGTTAGGCTGGTCATTTATCGGTTCATTGAACAGATATGTGTTTATTCCATTGTACAATTTGATTTCAGGATGGGGAATTGCAGCAGGTTGGGCAATTTTCTGGATGACAATTATCGTTAAATTGATTTTGTCTCCGGTAATGTTCAAACAGCACAAGCTAAGTGCGATGATGAAGGTGATTCGTCCGGAGATTGATGAGGTTAATGCCAAATTCAAAGATGCTGACCCAATGAAAAAACAACAGGAAACAATGGCTGTTTATCGAAAGGCCGGCGTGAATCAAATGGCGGGCTGTCTACCGGCGTTGGTTCAGATTCCGTTGTTCTATGCACTATTCCGTTTCTTCCCGAATATGTTGGACCTTAGAGGAAAAAGCTTCTGGTTCGTACCGGATTTGACCGCTTATGATGATATCATCAGTTGGGGAACCAACATTCCGTTGTTAGGAAATCACTTAAGTGTATTTGCTTTGGCTTGTACGGTTGTGATTTTGATTTACACCATTATGACTTCAGGAAACATTCAGCAGCCACAACAAGAAGGAATGCCGAATATGAAGGTCTTGATGTATATCTTCCCAATCACATTCCTATTCTTCTTAAATAGTTCTGCGTCTGGTCTATCTTGGTACTATTTTGTATCGAATGCAATTAACATTGTGATTATCTTGGTCATCAAGTATTTTATCCTTGATGAGAAAAAAATCCACGCTCAGATTCAGGAGAACAAAAAGAAAGAGCCGAAAAAAGAAGGGACTTTCCAAAAGAGAATGAGAGAGATGATGGAGAAAGCACAAGAGCAACAAAAATTGCAGGAGCAAGCTAGAAACAAAAAGAAATAA
- a CDS encoding TrmH family RNA methyltransferase, with protein MNLESTYEYLQQFLTPERFQKIEHYSKESSDFVLPVMEDIYQFRNAAAIVRSVEACGFHKVVALEKENFFEPNLKVTKGADTWVEVEKMPRTIESLQNIKNRGYKIVAVSAENNAKMLPDYKIEEPIALVFGTEWEGTTDELLDFADETLAIPMFGFTRSFNVSVAAAICMYELKQKLLKSNIDYKLSEEKLLQMKIRWAKNSIPSGDMILEKYLKENS; from the coding sequence TTGAATCTAGAATCCACTTACGAATATCTCCAGCAATTCTTAACGCCAGAACGTTTCCAAAAAATCGAACATTATTCCAAAGAAAGTTCTGATTTTGTTCTGCCGGTAATGGAAGATATTTACCAATTCCGAAATGCTGCTGCAATTGTTCGTTCCGTAGAAGCTTGTGGATTTCATAAAGTGGTTGCGCTGGAAAAAGAGAATTTCTTTGAACCAAATCTAAAAGTCACAAAAGGCGCTGATACTTGGGTTGAGGTGGAGAAAATGCCAAGAACAATAGAATCTCTACAAAATATAAAAAATCGAGGTTATAAAATCGTAGCGGTTTCTGCCGAAAATAACGCAAAAATGCTACCAGATTATAAAATCGAAGAACCAATAGCTTTGGTCTTCGGAACAGAATGGGAGGGAACAACGGATGAATTGTTAGATTTTGCAGATGAGACTTTAGCAATCCCAATGTTTGGCTTTACCAGAAGTTTCAATGTTTCTGTAGCTGCGGCAATTTGTATGTACGAGCTCAAACAAAAACTTTTGAAATCTAATATCGACTATAAATTGTCCGAAGAAAAATTACTCCAGATGAAAATACGCTGGGCGAAAAATTCGATTCCGAGTGGAGATATGATTTTGGAGAAGTATCTCAAAGAGAATTCTTAA
- a CDS encoding NAD(P)/FAD-dependent oxidoreductase, which yields MKPANSSIWETETFYRKRDITIIGSGFTGLWAAISIKEKHPEKSVLIIERNSVPTGASTRNAGFACFGSVTEIISDSEKMGWKKTLDLVKMRFEGLQKIQNYFSKDEIDFDLCGGYEILNDKSALEKLSEVNERLASITKTENTFRIANEKNEEFGLGKSDFLVENLCEGSLHSGKLLTKLLEKCHELKVEFLFGTEVESVSETDNEIEIKIDDNLILKSDKAIYCTNAFSSKFLESEEIIPARGQIILTEPIKNLKLKGTFHYDEGFYYFRNLGNRILLGGARNQDFETERTTNFETTDFLQNHLEQFLKEVILPNQDFKIEMRWSGIMAMGNEKTPIVKQISERQFCAVRLSGMGVALAPKIGEIVCELIY from the coding sequence ATGAAACCAGCCAATTCAAGCATTTGGGAAACCGAAACTTTTTACAGAAAACGTGACATTACAATCATCGGTTCGGGATTTACCGGACTTTGGGCAGCTATTTCCATCAAAGAAAAACACCCTGAAAAATCGGTTTTGATTATTGAAAGAAATTCTGTTCCAACTGGCGCTTCGACTCGGAATGCTGGTTTTGCCTGCTTCGGAAGTGTGACAGAGATTATTTCTGATTCCGAAAAAATGGGTTGGAAAAAAACTTTGGATTTGGTAAAAATGCGATTCGAAGGTTTGCAGAAAATCCAGAATTATTTTTCTAAAGATGAAATTGATTTTGATTTGTGTGGCGGTTATGAAATTCTGAATGACAAATCAGCTTTAGAGAAACTGAGTGAAGTCAATGAAAGATTGGCCTCAATCACAAAAACGGAGAATACTTTCAGAATTGCGAATGAAAAAAATGAAGAATTTGGATTGGGAAAATCTGATTTTTTGGTTGAAAATCTTTGTGAAGGAAGTTTACATTCGGGAAAGTTATTGACAAAGCTTTTAGAAAAATGTCACGAACTGAAAGTTGAATTTCTATTCGGAACCGAAGTAGAATCCGTTTCAGAAACTGATAATGAAATCGAAATTAAAATTGATGATAATCTTATTCTAAAATCTGATAAGGCCATCTACTGTACGAATGCTTTCAGTTCCAAATTTTTAGAATCTGAGGAAATCATTCCCGCAAGAGGACAAATTATTTTAACAGAACCAATCAAAAATCTTAAACTGAAAGGCACATTTCATTATGATGAAGGTTTCTATTATTTCCGAAATCTGGGAAACCGAATTCTACTTGGAGGCGCAAGAAATCAGGATTTTGAAACTGAGAGAACAACCAATTTTGAAACAACAGATTTTCTACAAAATCATCTGGAACAATTTTTAAAAGAAGTGATTCTCCCGAATCAAGATTTTAAAATCGAAATGCGCTGGTCCGGAATTATGGCAATGGGAAATGAAAAAACACCGATTGTAAAACAAATCTCCGAAAGACAGTTTTGTGCCGTAAGACTTTCTGGAATGGGTGTTGCGCTGGCTCCGAAGATTGGAGAGATTGTTTGTGAGTTGATTTACTAA
- a CDS encoding DUF1572 domain-containing protein: protein MKDLFIKRFLYYKELGDKSFAQLSDEQLFWQYNEESNSIAVIINHIAGNMLSRWTNFLTEDGEKDWRNRDSEFVDSFKTKAEVLAYWEKGWSCLFEALSQITNENINSTIYIRGEAHSVLDAVFRQLAHYPYHIGQIVYIAKMMKNNDWKTLSIARNKSADFNQEMHSKFDSNQENSSPVYFAKSDEVRDDYKSE from the coding sequence ATGAAAGACTTATTCATCAAGCGATTTCTGTATTACAAAGAATTGGGTGACAAATCATTTGCCCAACTTTCTGATGAACAATTGTTCTGGCAGTACAACGAGGAAAGCAATTCTATAGCAGTTATCATTAATCACATTGCCGGAAATATGCTGTCCCGATGGACTAATTTCTTAACCGAAGATGGCGAAAAAGATTGGCGAAACCGAGATTCTGAATTTGTTGATTCTTTCAAAACAAAAGCTGAAGTTCTGGCGTATTGGGAAAAAGGTTGGAGCTGTCTTTTCGAAGCTTTGAGCCAAATCACAAATGAAAATATCAACTCTACAATCTATATCAGAGGCGAAGCTCATTCGGTTTTGGATGCAGTTTTTCGTCAATTAGCGCATTATCCTTATCACATCGGACAGATTGTTTATATTGCCAAAATGATGAAAAATAATGATTGGAAAACGCTTTCTATTGCCAGAAACAAGTCGGCAGATTTTAATCAGGAGATGCATTCAAAATTTGATTCGAATCAGGAAAATTCTTCGCCAGTTTACTTTGCGAAAAGTGATGAAGTGAGAGATGATTATAAATCTGAGTAA
- a CDS encoding RsmE family RNA methyltransferase: MKLFFGQIFPEILIDSDEQQHITKVLRMREGEEIFVTDGNGNLAKGNLVYEGKKVSLDVSEVKENLPDFSPKLHIAIAPTKNIDRIEFFVEKAVEMGISEISFILTEKTERKNISIDKLRKQAIGASKQSHRFHFPKVNDLTKFSDFMKNLDSENTFVAHCNENLERINLNDIPKLENYTFLIGPEGDFSDKEIQLLADKGIKAVSLGNQRLRTETAGIFVAAWNYDKMF, translated from the coding sequence ATGAAACTTTTCTTTGGACAGATCTTTCCGGAAATATTGATCGATTCTGACGAACAACAGCACATCACAAAAGTTCTCAGAATGCGAGAAGGCGAAGAAATTTTCGTAACCGACGGTAATGGAAATCTGGCTAAAGGAAATCTCGTTTACGAAGGTAAAAAAGTATCATTAGACGTTTCTGAAGTCAAAGAAAATCTTCCCGATTTCTCTCCGAAACTTCATATCGCAATAGCTCCTACTAAAAACATCGACAGAATCGAATTCTTTGTGGAAAAAGCTGTGGAAATGGGAATCTCTGAAATCAGTTTTATCCTCACAGAAAAAACCGAGCGCAAAAACATCAGTATCGATAAACTGAGAAAACAGGCCATTGGAGCTTCGAAGCAAAGTCATAGATTTCATTTTCCGAAAGTCAATGATTTGACCAAGTTTTCTGACTTTATGAAAAATTTAGATTCCGAAAATACTTTCGTTGCGCATTGCAATGAGAATTTGGAAAGAATTAATTTGAATGATATTCCAAAGCTTGAAAATTACACTTTTCTAATTGGTCCGGAAGGCGATTTTTCTGATAAAGAAATTCAATTGTTAGCAGACAAAGGCATCAAAGCTGTTTCTCTCGGTAATCAAAGACTGAGAACAGAAACCGCGGGAATTTTTGTTGCCGCTTGGAACTATGATAAGATGTTTTAA